The segment GAATAGCCACGCTCCACCAATTCGTCCCATGCCGCGTCGAGAATCGCGTCCTCGAGCGCCGCCCCGCGCCGCCGCCCGGTTCTGGTCTCGTTCATGACTTCAGTCTTTAGATTCATCCGCGCATCCTATTGCACCATTCGGCGTCCTCATTTAGATACATATACGCATCTTATCTAGATGAGGAAATAGAATGTCCGCTACGCCCCAGCCTTCACGCCGAACCGCCCTGATTTCCGGCGCGAGCATTGCCGGACCCACCCTCGCTTATTGGCTCGACCGATACGGGTTCGATGTTAGCGTGGTCGAGCGGGCCGGCGCCATCCGTGGTGGCGGTTATCCGATCGACATCCGCGGCACGGCGATCGACGTGGTCGAGCGGATGGGGCTGCTGGCGCAACTCCAGGCGGCGCATATCGACGCGCGCAAACTGACCTTCCTCGACGCCGATGGCGCGCCGATCGGAATCATCCAGCCCGAAGCCTTGACGGGCGGCGTCTCCGGCCGCGACATCGAGCTGCCGCGGGGCGCTTTGGCCTCGCTGCTTTACGACCTGACGCGGCACGGAGCGATTCGCTATCGGTTCAATGATTCAATCGCGGCGCTGGAGGACGACGGGGCCGGAGTGAACGTGCGCTTCAAGAGCGGCGCAGAAGGGCGGTTCGACATCGTTGTTGGCGCCGACGGTCTGCATTCGAACACGCGTGATCTGGTGTTTGGGCCGGAGGCGCCGTTCAACCATTATCTCGGCTATTGCTTCAACCTCTTCTCCCTGCCCAATGACACCGGCCTGGCGCATGAAGGCGTCATCTGGGCGGAGCCCGGCCGTATGGCGGGGGTCTATGCGGTTGGTCACAGCGACACGCTCCATGCCTTTCTGACCTTCGCCGCGCAGGAGCCCCCGTTCCACGGGCATCCGGACGCCAATCAACAACGCCGGCGAACGGCAGACGTTTTCGCCGGCGCCGGCTGGCAGGTCCCGCGCATGGTCGAGGCGATGCAGCGCGCGGACGATCTCTACTTCGATACGGTTAGCCAGATCCACATGCCGCGCTGGTCTTCGGGTCGCGTGGTGCTGGTTGGCGATGCAGCGCACGCCCCCTCTTTCCTGTCGGGACAGGGCTCCAGCCTGGCGTTGGTCGGCGCCTATGTGCTGGCCGGGGAGTTGGCGACGCATGCGGAGCCGGCCGAAGCCTTCGCGTCCTATGAGCGCATCATCCGGCCCTTCGTCGAAGCGAACCAGGCATTGGCGACCGGCGGCGGCGGCTTCCTTCTGCCGCGCACGCCCGAGGAACTCGAAGCCCGCAACCGGGCGCTCAGCGCGGCGCGGTTGCCGGGAGAGGCCGCGTCGCGCGCCGAGAAACGCCGGCGCGTCCACAGTTCGCTGCGGCTTCCGGACTACGCTGCTGCGATCGGCGGCTAGCGGCCATGTCCACACGGCGCGGTCTTTAAGTTTTTGCGCGTGCGGCGCAGACCGCGCGGAGTTCGTTGACTTCATCCTCGGTCAGGGAGTCGATGCCGACGAAGCGGTTTTCTGCGTCGCCGGCACGGATCAGTTCATCGAGCTTCGTCTGGATTGCCGCACCGTCGCGGTTCTGCGAATTCTGGATCAGGAAGACCATGAGAAAGGTGATGATACTTGTCGCGGTGTTGGCGACGAGCTGCCATGTATCGGAATAATGAAAATAGGGGCCGACAATCGCCCAGACGACGATCAGCGCCGCGGAGATGCCGAAGGCGAGCGGATGGCCTGCAACATGCGCGCAGGCCGCGGCGAATTTCGCGAAAATATCCTTCATGGCGGCACTCATGTTAGCGGCGACCGGCCCGCAAAACGCGCCCTCTGCGCAAAAGTTCCGTTGAAGGTTGTGAGGTTCCTCACGGAACCGAAAAGCTCCGATCCCGTTGGTCCGACACCTTCAAAAAGGAGGACAGATCATGGGTCTCGGAAAAGGATTGCTTCTCT is part of the Methylovirgula ligni genome and harbors:
- a CDS encoding low affinity iron permease family protein; translation: MKDIFAKFAAACAHVAGHPLAFGISAALIVVWAIVGPYFHYSDTWQLVANTATSIITFLMVFLIQNSQNRDGAAIQTKLDELIRAGDAENRFVGIDSLTEDEVNELRAVCAARAKT
- a CDS encoding FAD-dependent monooxygenase — translated: MSATPQPSRRTALISGASIAGPTLAYWLDRYGFDVSVVERAGAIRGGGYPIDIRGTAIDVVERMGLLAQLQAAHIDARKLTFLDADGAPIGIIQPEALTGGVSGRDIELPRGALASLLYDLTRHGAIRYRFNDSIAALEDDGAGVNVRFKSGAEGRFDIVVGADGLHSNTRDLVFGPEAPFNHYLGYCFNLFSLPNDTGLAHEGVIWAEPGRMAGVYAVGHSDTLHAFLTFAAQEPPFHGHPDANQQRRRTADVFAGAGWQVPRMVEAMQRADDLYFDTVSQIHMPRWSSGRVVLVGDAAHAPSFLSGQGSSLALVGAYVLAGELATHAEPAEAFASYERIIRPFVEANQALATGGGGFLLPRTPEELEARNRALSAARLPGEAASRAEKRRRVHSSLRLPDYAAAIGG